The Bacillus zhangzhouensis region GGAAAAAAGGACAAGCGATCAGCGTACCAGAAGATGAATTTGATGCTTATTTAGTGAAAATGGCTAAGCGGCTTCATCAGTCCGCGCCAGAAGAGGAGTACATCGTCACTCCACGTCTAATAGGAGAAGTCATTGGTCATTTAGATCAGTATACCGGAGATGATTTTATTGAATATCGACTGAAGACATTAATTGATCAAGGGATTTTTGACATGAAAGGAAAACGAACTTCTATGCGTTATTACTCGTTTAAACTGACAGAGTTCGGTCAGAAATTCAAAAAATGGGTGTGCTGTCGAGAGTTTGTGGATCATCCCTTTGTGAAAATTGAAGGAGATTTCGGTGGTGAACCTTTTCAATGCGGGCATTGTCAATGTCATTTAGAAAGAGATGATGTACCAGTAAGCGATACTCTTTTCTCAAAGATATGGAATTGGAACATACAGTATGGCCGCTGGTTTGACGAAGAAACCGATGATTTGCTGCCAAATGGCGTAGACATGGAAAAGAAGTTCAATCAAGAAGGAGAGCGAATCACGAAAGAAGTGAAACGTGAATTATCCCCTGCGTATCAAATAGAGTATAGCCCAAGTGAAATGACGAGATATATTATTTAAAACAGTAGGATTAATGAAGTAAATGCAGGTTTTTCTAGAATTAGACATTCGTTGAAACTGATGAGACATGAATGTTTAATTCTTATTTTTATTTATGAATGAATTTAAGATATGCAGAAAAATGAATCTACAATGGAAAGGGAAAACATTGGAACAATTTTTTCATTAAAATCGTAATAGAGATAGAGCGTTCAACAGAAATCTGTGAAACGGAGAGGAGTATTACATGGAACAAGCTGCACTGAAAAAGATGAGAACGAAACAAGTAGTTACCTCTAATTTGCTATTCGGCATGATGATCTTGATTTTTTTTATTTTGATTTAAAATGTTGAAATTCAATTTACATATTTCTTTCTTTTTTTAGGAATCTTCATGCTCCTTCAAGGCATTTACAGGTTGGTTAAAAAAGGATCAACAAAATCTTTCATTCCCATTTTTGAGCAGGTAGCCATTTATGAAAAAGAGATATTGGGAAAAGAGCGGAGAATCTTTGGAAATTGATATTGAGCGGGCTTATGTTCTTCCAATCATTTAGTTATCAAACGTTACAAGATCCATTCTTTCATATAGAACCTATGTTTCTCATTTTCTTATTTGTTATGGCTCTAGCCCTTATCAATATAAGCATGCTTTTTCGCTTTAGAAAAATCGACCGGTCGACTGAAGGCGTATTAACAGGCTATACAAAAGAGTCAAATATAATGGACATAGCTTTAGGGTTCTTAACTGTAATCATCATCTATATCTTTATCGTCATTTTTCTTCTTCCATAAAACATCATCATTTTGAGGTGAAACAAATGAATGCGAACATTCAACAACTGATCGATCAGACAAAGGCAAAATTTGGTTTAAATCTTTACTATCTAAAAAGACACAGTTTTCATCGCTACGTCAATATGTTCAATGAAACGGTTTATACATTGAATATGGAATGGTTTCCCTCTCATGAAGCTGAACCCGAGGACGATGATCTAAACCCGGACGGCACAGCTGTGATTGACGTGAATTTGAATACAGGCCAAATTGAAACGGTTATTTTTGTCATGGACAAAACCTTCGCGAAGAATGGTGTCACTTTTAAGAGGCCTTATCCAGCTCATGTCATTCAATGGATTGAACAAGAAACAGGGTTGATCTATGGCGAGCACTTTCACATGCATCAAAAGGAGAAAGGGGAACTTTTTTTCGAAGAATCAATAGATGGTGTGAAAGTGACGCCTTCAGGCAGAATTGAGGTGAAATGGGATGAACATGGGCAGCTTATTCACTTTACACATCATGGGCCATTTATAGCAAAAAACCTACTAAAAGCTGAAGAATATGGGCTTTCCATTGATAGGATTGAGAATTTAGCCCAGCAGCAAGTGCAGCGGTTTGATTGGCCATCCTTCGAGCATAATCGAATCCGCCCTATATATGCGTTAGAAGAAATCTATGTGAAGAACGATGGAACAGGAACGATACCGTTTGAAATTGGTCGTGAAGAAACGCATTGTATACACATGCATGAGGTCATGGAGTGGAATGAACCGTTAAACAAAGCCTTTAAAAAAAGGGAAATCAATATAAATGAGGACATTACAGCTGAACAAGCCTTCTCACTGGAGCCTTCACCAGATACGTTCCCGATATCAAAAGAAGAGCAAGCTGAGTGTATAAAAGCGGTTCGAACCTTTTTGAGGCAAAACTATTCAAAGGATACAGGGAAGTGGGTGTTAAAAACACTCCACCGTGATCATGGCTACATCAAAGCGATATTAAAAACGAATGAGCAAGAAGGCAGTGGGTTTATGGACAAGATCAAAGTCTTCATTGATGCCAGCACTTTTGAAACCGTTAATTACATCGATAAAAAAGAGATGTTTCAAGTATGCGGGATACTCAATCCATCTCAAACAGCAAGTGAAATCACCATATCTCAGAAAGAAGCATTTGAAAAATTGAGGGGACGCCTCGAACTTACACCCATCTACGTCTATGACGATGTGCAAAAACGATATGTTTTATGCGGAAAGCTCGATTGTCATGATGGCGTTGATGCAGTGAGCGGCGAGGTGTTCTCTTTGAAAGACCTTTCATAACTTCTAAAAGAACAGTGAGTAGCTGTTCTTTTTTGTCCTATTTTCCTCTTTTTAGAATAAAAATGGAATTTTGTAGAAGGAAGTTGTCGTTTCATCACGAAAGAAACAGATAAGAATATGATCATAGGTCCATCGGTTGAGATTCGTATTTCATATAGTAAACGTCATACATATTGAAAAACCATGACAGTAAAGTTGTCTCTAGCAGTAAACGAAAATAGGCGGACTGAGATCGTAGGATGAGTTAAAGCTAAAAATAGAAGAAAGTGAGGCTATCTAACTTGAGTACATTGGAAGTGTTTCGTCAATTTTTGGTTGACCATTATCCTGCGTTACAAGATGAGCTTTGGCTGAAAGATGTTGATACCCTTCGAATCTCTCCTATTCTTCATCCTTTTCTGAAAAGCAAGCTGCCAGAAGGAATCGAAAAATTCACTTGTGTTCTATTTACGCAGCAGACAGATCAAACCGCTGCACCGCTCAAAGTCTACCTTCTATTAGATGAATATGAGCAATCGCTTTACGCCATTGATTTGATGAATGAACAAATAGCGCTTCATTAATACAGAAGCAAAAAGCTGCTTGAGAACTCCTCAGCAGCTTTTTTTGATGAACATTAGTCGATCATATTAACCAAGCTTCGGTGCAAGTTGTCCAATTCTTTCTTTGTTGGAAACGAGCTGATCAGCAGCGTAGACCGACCGAATTGAATAGGAAGCTCAGTATCAGTCACAATCAGATCAATCCCAAGTTGATCCATCGTTACATCATTTAATGTATTCTCTGGACTTGTGAAAATGTGAATGAGAGGAGGCACACTTAATTTAATTAAATCAGCAATAAACAAACTATGATAATAGCCTAATGTTGAAATAACAAAAATGTTCAGCCTGTTTCTCCGTTCCATCTCCAAATGAACAAGTCCTCTCCAGGAAGATGTAATGATACGAATCAATTCCCGTTCATTTTTCACTAAAGAACCGAGTATATCGTCTGTTTTTAACTCTTGTATGATATGAGTAATTCTCGAATAGAAGTAAGGAAACTGTTTTTTCACCTCTGATAAATAGCTCGATTTCTTTTTGAAAAGGAATCCATCTCTCACGGTAATTTCATTAGAATACACATAATATTGGAGAAGAATGAGTGTCATCGCCTTGCGATTTGCTATTTCTTGATGAAAAATCGACTCCAATTGGTTGATAAATGATTGAATGGCATCATAGAGTTGTGGTGTATGTGACTGAAAGAACGTCAATTTTTCTTCGACAGTTTCAATTGATTTAAAATGTCCAATAGCTGGTTCGATCAACAACAAAAAGACAAATTCATGATGATCCAGCGTCACATCAAATAGGTCTTTTGTCATTCGGCCAATATGCTCTTCCCATTTTTTGATTTGATCATAGATCCCTTTAGCTACAGAGGTTTGTTTTTCTTCTTTCATTGAGTACGTATATTTACGGCTTATTGTAAAATTTTTTCTCATTCGGTAAATGGAAACGCCGAGCCATAGGCAGTATTTATCTATAGCCACATCTGGTACATTGACTTCAAGCACCTGAAATAGCTCTTGTAATAAATCAATCGCGTCTTGTTTTTGAATCTCATCAAATGGCCAAAGTCGGCTTCCATACACTTCAAATAAAAATTCAACAAAGAATTGCCGAATCTCCTTCTCATCCCCATGGAACTGCATACTATCTGGACGTAACTCGATGTCATAGGATGTAAGGATCGAGTTGATTTTATGAATGGTGTTATACAATGTGGATCTACTGATATTAAGCGTGTCCATCCATTCATAGAAAGATTTGTTTTCTTCAAAAAAAATGCCGTCAATCAATCGAATTTCAATCGTATCTTTTAGAATTTCTTTGATATAGTAGTCCACTCGAATCGTCTGCGTATAACTAATGTATATGCCTTGTCTTGGCTTTATGTGGATTAACGGCTTTCCATTCTCTGTTTGGAACGATTTCATTTGTTCTAAATCGCTTTGAATGGCTCGAACTGATCCGATTTTTTCATCCGATATCTCTTGAAGAGTCCACCACTTATTTTTGGATACAAGCAGTTTTAAAATTTTTATCCATCTCTTTGATTTTTTATCAATGAGCTCCATCAAACAACTAACTCCTTCCTTTGGCTTTCCTCTATATAGTATGAAGTTCAGATAAAGAACATGAGATTCTCAATACGCATGAAATGATTGTAATGCTTAGGCTAAATTGTTTTGTCTTCTCTTTTGATGATAAAAGAGAAAAAAATTAGACGAAAACAAATGTTATTCGCTTTTTCTCCATATTTTTCTTTTGAAAGGTGATAAGTAAGCCATGAATCCTATAAAAATGGATCATTTTAGATATTTTGTTTATTTTTTTGCAGTTTAAACGGTAAAAGTAAGAATAAAAAGCAGAAGCTTTTTGATTATCATATAAAAGGGAGTAGAAAGGAGTGCGATCTCTCTGATGCTGAACTGTTTCACCATACATATCATATGATACAAACTTGTTTCATAAGAACGAACCATATGTGAATATATGCTTATATATGCATGTGCGCATTATTTATTGTTCATTCCAGTATAAATAGAAAAATTCATATTTTTTCTGTACATGATCACTCTCACTATTCCCCATTTCTATAGAGCCCTATCCAGTTACTATATCCATTACTCATGATTTCCTTCAAAGCTCATGATTGATCAACTCGTTTTATTCATAGGGTCTTAAAAGGTGCAATTTTTAGAAAATATTTGATCAGAAACGGAGTGATTGATCAGACAGTATGAACTCGTTGTTAAACATTAATTTTAGAAAAGGGTGGATGTATTGAAAAGAATATTGTCACTGACACTCATTACATTGTTAGTCATACAGTCTAGTATATTAGGAATCTTGCCTTTAGCAGGGGCAAATGCCAAAGATATCCAACAAAATATTTATGGGAATATTGAGTTTGCTGATAGTGAAGGCAATAAGTTATCAAGTATGGAAGATCAGCAAGTAAGAAAGGCCACTGTGCATTGGTCTTTAAAAGGAATTGATCTAAAAAAGCAATATCCGTATGTTCTCTCTCTTCCTTCAGCCATACAGGTAAAGAAGGAGCAGAAGGAAACAATTACTGTGGGTGACATACCTGTTGGCGAGTATACCGTTTCAAAACAAAATGAAGTGACGGTGGAATTTAAAGAAGATGTTGAGATAGATCCAAATTTAGAAGGATCAATAGACATCGAAGTCACCAGTATAGCTGAGCAAAAAGAGAAAACAAAGCAAAATGAGCGTGAAGAAAGCCTTCCAAAAGATGACTCAACCTCATCTGAGAAAGACAAGGCTTCTAAGAATCAAGAAGCCGCTCAAACGAAATCAAACGATGAGGATGACTTACTAAAAAACAAAGTGAGCGTGTCGAAGCGTGTAGGGCTGCAAAGTGTTTCAAAACAAATGCTGATACAAGAAAATCTCCTCACTGATGCGAAATTAATTTTTGAAGATCAGGAAGGAAATTCAGTTGATAAGCCTGACATCAACTCGCTTATTTCCATTAACTATGAGTGGGCCATCCCGAATGGGCATAGCTATAATGGCGGGGATGAATTCCATTTCAAGGTTCCAGAGGAATTAGTGATTTACGAAAAAATCGATCGTCTCGAGATGAAATTTAATCAGGCAATTATTGGTTATTTTTCTGTAGATGAGAGCGGAAATGCCTCCATCGAGTTCACCGATTTTATTAAACAATATTCAAACATTCATGGAACACTTCAAGTTTGGACACAATTAGACCGAAAAACAGTCATCACTGAAGAAAAAGAAGTAAAGATTACCCCGATTGAAGGCAAGGAACAAGTATCAATCCCAATTCAATACCTTCCAAATGGTCCAAACGTCTCTAAAAAGGGAGAACCAAATCGATCTTACAATGCTGAAACCATTCAATGGACAGTAGATTTTAATATGGACTTAGACGATGTGAAACAAGCGAGAATTGTAGATCCGATTCAAGAAGGTCAAGCGTTAAAAAAAGATTCAATCAAGCTATATCGTGTTGATACAAAGCTAAATGGTGAAACATCGATTGGTCAACAACTTGACAAAAACCACTACACGATCGGCCAAACAGCAGATGGTCAAGATTTCACGATTGAATTTAAAGATGACGTGCATCTAGCTTATCGTTTAGTGTATGAAACGGACATTACGAATCAAGATCAGTCTGCGTTTCGTAATAAAGCGTCCCTTGTTTCTGCTGATAAAGTGATTGGTTCAGCAGAAGGAACAGTGAATGTGACAAGAGGAAGTCCTTTAAATAAAAAAGCCGTCCACTATGATCCAGTCACACAAACGATTAATTGGGAAATTCGTTATAACTATAATGAAAAAAAGATTGCTAAAAAGGACACTTTGTTAGAAGACTTCTTTAATGACAATCAAGCGCTGATATCTGATTCAATTCAAGTCAAAGAAGTCACAATTGATCAAAATGGCAATGAAGCAGGGACAAAAGCATTTGAAAATTATGTGGTTCAACCTCAAAAAAAGGAAGAGCAAAACGGGTTTGCCTTGCAATTCAATCAAGATATTCAATCAGCTTATCTCATCACCTATCAAACAAAAGCAACCGAGCGGATTTTTGAAGCTGAAGAGATTATCAATACTGTGACAGCTGGCAATGAGAGCAAACAAGCGAAGCAAAGAATTGACCAACAAATCCTAACAAAAAATCATGGAACACCGAATTACAAGAACAAGACCATTCCATGGCGTATCACCTTCAACAAAGATCAACAAACGATGAACAATTTGGTATTAAAAGATACGTTTACAAACAAAGGATTGACGCTGCAAAAAGATAGTTTAAGAGTGACGACAGGTAATACAGTGCTTGAAGAGGGCACAGATTATCAAATAGTTGAACATGCAAATGGATTTGATATCCAATTTACGAAAGAAATAAAGACAGAACATACAGTCACCTATACAACGTCTTTTGATTATGAAAAAAGAGCAGATAAAGATCAAAACAACCTGCGTAATCATGTAAACCTTGAATGGGTAAATGAAGATGGTAAGGAATTGACGAAGGAAAATCAGTCTGTTTTCACGCCAGACACATACACGCAATCAAATGGTTTCAAGAATGGAACTTATGATGCAAAGAAAAAAGAGATCACATGGAATATCGGTGTGAACTATAACTTGAAACATTTAGAAGAGGCGAAAATCGAGGATTTCATTCAAGGAAATCAGCGTTTGCTTAAAGATTCAATCACCATCTACTCGCTTGATTTACAAGGCGGGGAAAATGGAGCAGAAGAAAAAGAGGTATTAGCGAAAGAACATTATGACATCAAATTCCTTGAAAATGAAAAAGGAGAATCAGGCTTCGAAGTCATTTTCAAAAAAGCCATTGATTCCCCATACAAAATCACGTATCAAACAAGTGTTGAAGGAATGGATTTAGTACAGAAAACCTACGAAAATAAAGCGACCCTTTATGATGGAAAGACGAAAGAATCAGACGTGAATGCTGTGGTGTCCATTCCAAATGGAGGGAAATACACGAGTAAATCAGGAAATCAACAAGGGAAAGTCATTGATTGGAAACTGAATATCAACTTTGGTCAATCAACAGTCCAAGATGCGACGATTATAGACCATCCGAGCAGTAACCAAGCTTTAATAGAAAACTCATTTCATCTCTATTCGACGACAATAGATGAAAAAGGGCAAGTGACCAAAAAAGATGAGCTTGAAAAAGGGAAGGATTATGAGCTAGACCTTGAATTCGATCCAGATTCTTTTCAAATCAAATTTAAAGAAGAAATCACAAGACCCTATATTTTAGAATACCAATCTCTCATTTTAGATAAAGTGGGAAGTACACTTCAAAACGAAATAACGTTTAGAGGTGAAAATGTAAAAGAAATCAAAAAGGAATCCGAAGCCTCCATTGTGGTCAAACGCACCGCTGGCATGGGAGATGGCACAGGAGCGATTGGCGCTTTAACCATTAAAAAGGTAGATGCGAGTAGTGGAAAAGCGCTAAAAGGAGCAAGCTTTTCTCTGACAGATGCTGCGAGCGGTATCGTCATTGGAACAAAGGCAACTGATGAAGAGGGAGCTCTTCGATTTGATCGTCTTCTGTATGGTGACTATATTGTGACAGAAGAGAAAGCACCAAATGGTTATATTAAGACGAAGGATCCGATCCATGTAACGATTGATCAGCCTTACGAATCAGGAGATCAAGCGAAAACAGGAAATAGCATGACGGTGCAGAACCAAGAAATCCGCCAGCATGTCAAGTTAACGAAAAAAGACAAAGAGACGGGTGCTGCATTAGAGAATGCAGAATTTGAACTGAGAAATGAATCTGGAGATACCGTCCAAACCCATTTGAAAACGGACGAAAAAGGAGAAATACTTTTCAAAGATCTTGAACCAGGTTCCTATTATTTTGTGGAGACAAACGCACCGAAAGGCTATCAAATAAATCAGCAAAAATGGCCGTTCACCATTAAAGAAAATCAAACAGAAACAACAACTGTAACCGCAGTAAATGACATCATCAAAGGCTCTGCTGAATTGAGAAAAATAGGTGAAGGCGGAGAGAGACTAGAAGGTGCACAGTTCAAGCTCTTAGATCAAGACGGACATGAGCTAAATAATTCGTTTATCACAGGAGAAAATGGCAAGATCACGATAAATGAACTAAGACCGGGTACGTATCAGCTCATTGAAACAAAAGCACCAGATGGATATATATTAGATGAAACGCCAATCAAATTTGAAGTACCACTTGATCCAAAGGAACCAGTCATCATTTCGAAAAAGAACCTATATGAAACAAGTGCATTAGAAGTGATGAAAGAAGGGGAAGATGGCAAAAAACTTCAAGGGGTTCGATTTGAAGTCAGGAATCAAAATGACAAAGTCGTGCGTAAAAATTTGACAACAGATGAAGATGGGAAACTTTTGGTCGACAACCTCAAACCGGGCAAATATCAGCTCGTAGAGACAGAGAGTATTGATGGTTACCAAAAGAAAAATAAGCCTTATCCGTTTACCATCGAAGTCGCACAAAAAACACCGACAGAGATCAAAGTGATCAATGATCTTAAAACTGGAGCTGTCCAGCTCACGAAGCTCGGTGAAAAGAATGATGTACTTGAAGGAGCAGAATTCAAGCTTGTAGATGCAAATGGAAAAGAGATGAAAACAGGTCTCGTCACTGACCAGAACGGGAAGATTATCGTCAATGATCTGAAACCTGGAACCTATCAGTTTGTTGAAACGAAGGCTCCCTTCGGTCATGAGCTTGACGAAACCCCTGTCACTTTTGCTATTCCATTTAACCCTGAGAAGCTGGTCAGTGTGACAAAAGAAAATAGCCGCAAAACAGGCGGAGTGCTGTTACACAAAAAAGGCGAAGATGGGAAATCATTAGAAGGGGTTGTCTTTGACCTATCTGATGCCAAAGGAGAGATAGTGGCAGGAGGAGAAGGAATCACAACCAATCAGGATGGAAAGATCACCTTCACAGGGCTAAAACCTGGAACCTATCAATTTGTTGAAAGAAAGAGTCTTGAAGGCTATGAATTGAGTGCGAAACCACTTGTCTTTGAAGTTGAATTAGGTCAAAAAGAGTTGATTCAAGTGGAGGCAATCAATCAGCTTAAGAAAGGTTCTGTAGAACTCACAAAAATAGGGGAAGAAAAAGAAAGATTGAAAGGCGCAGAATTTACCCTTTTCAAGGACGATGGTAAAGAATTGATGTCAGGTTTAACAACCAACGAGAAAGGCATCATCACTGTCAACGATTTGAAACCAGGCGCTTACCAATTGGTTGAAACGAAGGCTCCTTTTGGACATAAACTTGATGCAGAACCAGTAGACTTTAAGATTGATTTCAATCCAAAACAACTGGTGAAAGTGACAAAAGAAAATATTCGGACGACAAGTGCTGTGCAGCTTCAGAAAAAAGGAGAAGATGGTCAGTTACTCAATGGAGTGACCTTCGATCTGCTTGATGAGCACGATCAACGTATAAAGAAAGACTTAAAGACAGACAAAAATGGTCAACTAACAGTCGATCAACTGAAGCCAGGAACCTATCAATTTGTCGAAACAGCAAGCATTGCCGGCTATGAACTGGATCAGACACCTGTCTCATTTAAGATTCGTTTAGGTCAAGACAAACCAGCAAAAGTAGAAATGATTAACAAGCTGACGCCGGGAGCAGTGGAACTGACCAAAGTGGATGATGAGGGACATACGCTGGAAAATGCAGAGTTTGCTCTTCTGAGTAAAGAAGGAAAAACGTTGAAGACATCACTTGTAACAGACAAAAAAGGAAAGCTCCACATCAACGGTCTAAAACCGGGAAAATATCAATTCGTTGAAACGAAAGCACCTCACGGCTATCAATTGGATGATCAGCCGATCCCGTTTACAATTGAGAAAGATCAGCAGAAACCGCTTCAATTAACAGCGAAGAATCACTTGATCTTAGGAAGTTTGCGTATCATAAAGGTAGACCAGCAGACAGATAGAACCTTAAAAGGTGCAGCCTTTGACATTCGTACAAAAGCAGGGAAAACCATAAAATCTGTGACAACAGGAAAAGACGGAGAAGCCATTGTCAAAGGGCTTAAACCTGGTGAATATACACTCATAGAGACGAAAGCACCAAATGGTTATGTAGCTTTAAAGAAGCCGATCGCTTTTACAATTCAAATGGGCGAAGTGGAGATCAAGACAATGATTGTGAAAAATGCACCAGTGAAGAATGAAGAGGAACACACTAATCCTCCAGTCTCATTTAAAGGGGATCAACAACCGCCTCATGACTCAAATGGTGAGCTGCCAAAGACTGGAGAAGAATGGTTGCGTTACTTGATGTATGCAGGGATTTTACTAGTAGCTTCTGGAACAGTTCTTCTTGTTGTCAGAAGAAGAACCATTCAGTAAAAGGAAGGAACGAGCGTATTGATGAAAAAAAGAACCTTATTAGGCAGCTTTTTGGTGGTCACGGGGCTGATGTTGATCTCCGTTCCTTTTCTATATGAGTGGCGAACTTCTCAAGAGACAGCAGCAATGGAACAGGCATTAAAAATAATTGAAGAAAATGACAATGATGCCCTTTCTTCTATTCCACATTTAACTGTGTCAGAAGAAGACCTGCGAGATGTGATGGAGCTAGAGATCCCGTCAATTGATTTAAACGAAAAAGTGCTTCCTGTTACAACAAAAGAAAATTTAGGTATTGCACTGACTCAAATTAAATCTCATCAAATGCCAGGTGAAGGAAATTTCACGATTGCAGGACATAGAGGGTATAGAGGCGACCGGCTTTTCCGGCAGCTGCCAGAGGTACCTAAAGGAGAAAAAGTCGTCTTACATCATCAAGCTGAAACATACGAATATAAAATTGTCAGCTCTGCTACGATAGAACCGACGGATGTTGATGTATTAAAAGATCGCGGGAAAAATGAACTGACATTGATCACTTGTACACTTGATGGTCAGAAACGCTTTGTCTTAAAAGGAATACGAATCAACGCTTCAAAGGGTGAGCAGCCATCGGATGTATAACACCAACATAATAAATGATGGGTACGATGGAAAAGTAGCGCTCACGACCGACATGTTACACCAATTGCTATCAGAGCATTATCCAACTTTAACAAGCGAAACGTTGGGATGTTGATGTAGATACAATTCGGCTTCGCCTATTCTTCGCTCTTTATTAAAAAGAAAGCTTCCAATTGGTATTGAAAAATTCACATGTGTTTTGTTCACGCAGCAGACAGCATCTTTTAGAGAGCCTTTGATTGTGAACTTTCTATAGGATGAGAAAGGCGAATCGATTTACGCAATAAATCTCTTGTTCGAGCAGCAAGATACCCATTAAACGAGAAATAAAAAAGGAAGGGGCTTTGATCCCTTCCTTTTTGTCATTCAATCAAGCAAACAGCTTCAGCCCAATCACACCAATCACAATCAGCAGCAGGCTGAGTATACGAATTATGTTTTTTGGCTCTTTAAATAGAATCATATTAAACAAGACAGAGCCCGCCGTTCCAAGTCCAATCCAGACTGTATAAGCAACGGATACTTGAACGGACGAGAACGAGGCATATAAAAACAAAAAGGATAAGGCAAACCCGCCGATAAATAAAATACCTGTTGAGATTTGCTTTTTCTTACTAAACATATTGAGGCCAATGGTTCCCGCGATTTCGAAGGCAGAGGCTAACAGTACAAAAAACCAGCCCATTTATACCACTTCTCCTTTCTGCTCATGTGCATCTCCATCAGACACTTTCAGTCCAATAATCCCGAGAATTAAAATGCCCATAAATAAGAGCTTTTCTATTGAAAACGAACCGCCAAACAGCGCATAATCCATCAAAGATGTACCAATCGTTCCGACTCCGGCAAACACGGCGTACACGGTTCCTGTCGGCAGCTTCTCGCAGGCCTTCATTAAAAAATAAAAATCAATTGGAATGAGGCAGATAATGATGGCCCACTCCCACACCGCATCTGCTTTATTTAAACCAAACACCCAAAGTAATTCGAATAAAC contains the following coding sequences:
- a CDS encoding DUF1835 domain-containing protein; translated protein: MIHIVFGASAAGSLKQAFIEMKRNQIEKVITFDDTYSIGPLWHLHEHEGQANRIEWLRNVMSNEFGYFDDMVNDQHRMLQQIKEIIAGSRILIWAGSNAHEQIGLRYAIYLLKEKNIELSLINTTTAFDQLFNTNTRRMILRHSGEITSEKFKILYESKEHIHTVSTEEKERLQNEWLSFAKENHTLRIWKKGQAISVPEDEFDAYLVKMAKRLHQSAPEEEYIVTPRLIGEVIGHLDQYTGDDFIEYRLKTLIDQGIFDMKGKRTSMRYYSFKLTEFGQKFKKWVCCREFVDHPFVKIEGDFGGEPFQCGHCQCHLERDDVPVSDTLFSKIWNWNIQYGRWFDEETDDLLPNGVDMEKKFNQEGERITKEVKRELSPAYQIEYSPSEMTRYII
- a CDS encoding helix-turn-helix domain-containing protein, with the protein product MELIDKKSKRWIKILKLLVSKNKWWTLQEISDEKIGSVRAIQSDLEQMKSFQTENGKPLIHIKPRQGIYISYTQTIRVDYYIKEILKDTIEIRLIDGIFFEENKSFYEWMDTLNISRSTLYNTIHKINSILTSYDIELRPDSMQFHGDEKEIRQFFVEFLFEVYGSRLWPFDEIQKQDAIDLLQELFQVLEVNVPDVAIDKYCLWLGVSIYRMRKNFTISRKYTYSMKEEKQTSVAKGIYDQIKKWEEHIGRMTKDLFDVTLDHHEFVFLLLIEPAIGHFKSIETVEEKLTFFQSHTPQLYDAIQSFINQLESIFHQEIANRKAMTLILLQYYVYSNEITVRDGFLFKKKSSYLSEVKKQFPYFYSRITHIIQELKTDDILGSLVKNERELIRIITSSWRGLVHLEMERRNRLNIFVISTLGYYHSLFIADLIKLSVPPLIHIFTSPENTLNDVTMDQLGIDLIVTDTELPIQFGRSTLLISSFPTKKELDNLHRSLVNMID